Proteins encoded together in one Acidimicrobiales bacterium window:
- a CDS encoding steroid C27-monooxygenase: DIARDPNPHIAFGGGGPHHCLGANLARVEIRLLFEELARRVPRLKALDAPQPLRSNFIGGIKHLPVELAGSA, encoded by the coding sequence GACATCGCCCGCGATCCCAACCCCCACATCGCCTTCGGCGGCGGGGGCCCCCACCACTGCTTGGGCGCCAACCTGGCCCGCGTCGAGATCCGGCTCCTGTTCGAGGAGCTGGCCCGGCGGGTGCCGCGGCTCAAGGCCCTCGACGCCCCCCAGCCCCTGCGCTCCAACTTCATCGGGGGCATCAAGCACCTGCCCGTGGAGCTGGCCGGGTCCGCCTGA